The following proteins are encoded in a genomic region of Nocardioides sp. cx-173:
- a CDS encoding PAC2 family protein: protein MTSEPRLVHIVDDVPELEDASALTMVVVLDGFLDAGSSAAIASRFLVQLTEGRDGRDAGPVVATFDVDQFHDYRARRPAMSFIRDHYEAYDAPRLVVRLLHDSGDTPYLLLQGPEPDNRWEAFSRAVREVVERFGVTRVVSLGSVPMAVPHTRPVAITHHGNNPDLLTGESPWRGELRIPSSAQSLLEVRLGEWGHDALGYVAHIPHYLAQLDYPRASLALLEHLELGGRLTLDLTDVRAEAEAREEEIAHYLSANEEVADVVEALERQYDAFERAEESGSSLLAENQPLPTGDEIGQQFEQFLAGLERPDDEQGS from the coding sequence GTGACCTCCGAACCCCGGCTCGTGCACATCGTCGACGACGTCCCCGAGCTCGAGGACGCCTCGGCGCTGACGATGGTCGTGGTGCTGGACGGCTTCCTCGACGCGGGCAGCTCGGCGGCGATCGCCAGCCGGTTCCTCGTGCAGCTCACCGAGGGCCGCGACGGGCGCGACGCCGGTCCCGTGGTCGCCACCTTCGACGTGGACCAGTTCCACGACTACCGCGCCCGGCGCCCGGCGATGTCGTTCATCCGCGACCACTACGAGGCCTACGACGCGCCGCGGCTGGTCGTGCGGCTCCTGCACGACTCCGGGGACACCCCCTATCTCCTGCTCCAGGGTCCCGAGCCGGACAACCGCTGGGAGGCGTTCTCGCGCGCCGTGCGCGAGGTCGTGGAGCGCTTCGGCGTGACCCGGGTCGTGAGCCTCGGCTCGGTGCCCATGGCGGTGCCGCACACCCGGCCGGTCGCGATCACCCACCACGGCAACAACCCCGACCTGCTGACCGGGGAGAGCCCGTGGCGTGGCGAGCTGCGGATCCCCAGCAGCGCTCAGTCGCTGCTCGAGGTGCGCCTGGGGGAGTGGGGGCACGACGCTCTCGGCTACGTCGCGCACATCCCGCACTACCTGGCGCAGCTGGACTACCCGCGCGCGTCCCTGGCCCTGCTCGAGCACCTCGAGCTCGGCGGGCGGCTCACGCTGGACCTGACCGACGTGCGCGCCGAGGCGGAGGCGCGCGAGGAGGAGATCGCCCACTACCTGTCCGCGAACGAGGAGGTCGCGGACGTGGTGGAGGCCCTGGAGCGTCAGTACGACGCGTTCGAGCGGGCCGAGGAGTCGGGGAGCAGCCTGCTGGCCGAGAACCAGCCGCTGCCGACCGGAGACGAGATCGGCCAGCAGTTCGAGCAGTTCCTGGCGGGGCTCGAGCGCCCGGACGACGAGCAGGGCAGCTAG
- a CDS encoding acyl-CoA thioesterase — protein MPRNAEELVRLLDLERLDDNLFRGRQMPSTLPRVFGGQAAAQAVVAATRTVDPAYAVHSLHSYFLQPGDTQAPTIFDVENLRDGRSFATRRVLARQHGRPIYALTANFQIPEDGYDHAEPMPTVVPPEEATDVRAAQRELDPGRDTSHDSEWDVADFRYVGSSADALAADGEQTARQQLWLRVSSALPEDPFWHVAAFTYLSDMTLMGAALAPHGVRMGDPDLLIASLDHSVWFHRPFRADEWWLYDQASPSAAGGRGLVLAKVYAHDGTLAASVAQEALLRRRARAGARS, from the coding sequence GTGCCGCGCAACGCCGAGGAGCTCGTGCGGCTCCTCGATCTCGAGCGCCTCGACGACAACCTGTTCCGGGGCCGGCAGATGCCCTCGACACTGCCGCGGGTGTTCGGGGGGCAGGCCGCCGCCCAGGCGGTGGTCGCCGCCACCCGCACCGTCGACCCGGCGTACGCCGTGCACTCGCTGCACTCCTACTTCCTGCAGCCGGGTGACACGCAGGCGCCCACGATCTTCGACGTGGAGAACCTGCGCGACGGCCGGTCCTTCGCCACGCGGCGGGTGCTCGCCCGCCAGCACGGGCGGCCCATCTACGCGCTGACGGCGAACTTCCAGATCCCCGAGGACGGTTACGACCACGCCGAGCCGATGCCCACGGTGGTGCCGCCCGAGGAGGCCACCGACGTGCGCGCGGCGCAACGCGAGCTGGACCCGGGCCGGGACACCTCGCACGACAGCGAGTGGGACGTCGCGGACTTCCGGTACGTCGGCAGCTCCGCCGACGCGCTGGCGGCGGACGGCGAGCAGACGGCCCGCCAGCAGCTCTGGCTCCGCGTCTCCTCCGCGCTGCCCGAGGACCCGTTCTGGCACGTCGCCGCGTTCACCTACCTCTCCGACATGACCCTGATGGGCGCCGCGCTGGCGCCGCACGGCGTGCGGATGGGGGACCCGGACCTGCTGATCGCGTCGCTGGACCACTCGGTGTGGTTCCACCGCCCGTTCCGCGCCGACGAGTGGTGGCTCTACGACCAGGCCTCGCCCTCGGCGGCCGGTGGTCGCGGGCTCGTGCTCGCCAAGGTCTACGCGCACGACGGCACCCTCGCGGCGAGCGTGGCCCAGGAGGCGCTGCTGCGCCGCCGTGCCCGCGCCGGAGCGCGGTCATGA
- a CDS encoding acyl-CoA thioesterase, producing MTTTDAAGQAATDELVGLLDLEQLDVDLFRGAQPDSERARVYGGQVAAQAMIAGTRTVDSAYQPHSLHSYFLLPGDYQVPIIYDVERIRDGRAFATRRVVARQHGRPIYYQTLNFQRSEDGFDHQDAMPSVAAPEDGLDLVELMRDRGGKDADALGKEWSALEVRYLGHTGMGLSEDPRHPAQARMWVRVRGTLGDDPLEHLAVFTYASDVSLLGAALAAHEVDPAKTMMASLDHTLWFHRPFRADGWWLYDQWSPSASGGRGLSFGRVFTQDGVLAATAAQEGLIRPRRPR from the coding sequence ATGACGACGACGGACGCCGCCGGCCAGGCCGCCACCGACGAGCTCGTCGGCCTGCTCGACCTGGAGCAGCTCGACGTGGACCTGTTCCGCGGTGCCCAGCCGGACTCCGAGCGCGCCCGCGTCTACGGCGGCCAGGTCGCGGCGCAGGCGATGATCGCGGGCACGCGCACCGTGGACTCGGCGTACCAGCCGCACTCGCTGCACTCGTACTTCCTGCTCCCGGGCGACTACCAGGTGCCGATCATCTACGACGTGGAGCGGATCCGGGACGGCCGGGCCTTCGCCACCCGGCGCGTCGTGGCGCGCCAGCACGGGCGCCCGATCTACTACCAGACTCTCAACTTCCAGCGCAGCGAGGACGGCTTCGACCACCAGGACGCGATGCCGTCGGTGGCCGCCCCGGAGGACGGGCTCGACCTGGTCGAGCTGATGCGCGACCGCGGTGGCAAGGATGCCGACGCACTGGGCAAGGAGTGGTCCGCGCTCGAGGTGCGCTACCTCGGGCACACCGGCATGGGGCTGTCGGAGGACCCGCGCCACCCGGCGCAGGCGCGCATGTGGGTCCGGGTCAGGGGCACGCTGGGGGACGACCCGCTGGAGCACCTGGCCGTGTTCACCTACGCCAGCGACGTCAGCCTGCTGGGGGCCGCCCTGGCCGCCCACGAGGTCGATCCCGCCAAGACGATGATGGCCTCGCTGGATCACACGCTGTGGTTCCACCGGCCGTTTCGCGCCGACGGGTGGTGGCTCTACGACCAGTGGTCACCCTCGGCGAGCGGTGGACGCGGCCTGTCGTTCGGTCGGGTGTTCACCCAGGACGGCGTCCTGGCGGCCACCGCGGCGCAAGAAGGACTGATCCGGCCGCGACGCCCCCGCTGA
- a CDS encoding MaoC family dehydratase, with protein MAGLPVLVKAALPALPGVNLLPGIRKSGGELPDLTLTRHDVPIDVDHAAAYAALCGFPRKDVVPLPYPHLLAFGLHMQIMTDASFPFPAIGTVHLENSITQHRPIGVTEELQVTAHAEQLRAHAKGRVFDMVTKVHSRGELVWEETSTFLRRGRGDAEAPGGTTFPEVAPTGTVWRLEGDLGRRYAGVSGDHNPIHLYTLTAKALGFPRQIAHGMWSMARCVGALENRLPDAVRVDVAFKKPILLPGSVAFGSRPTDAGYAFALSDPRSGAPHLAGTTTAAL; from the coding sequence GTGGCCGGCCTGCCCGTGCTGGTCAAGGCGGCGCTGCCCGCCCTGCCCGGGGTCAACCTGCTCCCCGGCATCCGCAAGAGCGGCGGGGAGTTGCCCGACCTGACGCTGACCCGGCACGACGTGCCGATCGACGTCGACCACGCCGCGGCCTACGCGGCGCTGTGCGGGTTCCCCCGCAAGGACGTCGTCCCCCTGCCCTACCCGCACCTGCTGGCCTTCGGCCTGCACATGCAGATCATGACCGACGCCTCGTTCCCGTTCCCCGCGATCGGGACGGTTCACCTGGAGAACTCGATCACCCAGCACCGACCGATCGGCGTCACCGAGGAGCTGCAGGTGACCGCCCACGCCGAGCAGTTGCGCGCCCACGCCAAGGGCCGCGTGTTCGACATGGTCACCAAGGTCCACTCCCGTGGAGAGCTGGTGTGGGAGGAGACGTCGACCTTCCTGCGCCGCGGCCGGGGCGACGCCGAGGCACCCGGCGGCACGACGTTCCCCGAGGTCGCACCGACGGGCACCGTCTGGCGGCTCGAGGGCGACCTCGGCCGCCGGTACGCCGGCGTCTCCGGCGACCACAACCCGATCCACCTCTACACGTTGACCGCCAAGGCGCTGGGCTTCCCCCGGCAGATCGCGCACGGCATGTGGAGCATGGCCCGCTGCGTCGGCGCACTGGAGAACCGGCTGCCCGATGCGGTCCGCGTCGACGTCGCCTTCAAGAAGCCGATCCTGCTGCCGGGCTCCGTCGCGTTCGGCTCGCGCCCCACCGACGCCGGCTACGCGTTCGCGCTCAGCGACCCCCGATCCGGCGCACCGCACCTCGCCGGGACGACGACCGCCGCCCTCTGA
- a CDS encoding 3-oxoacyl-ACP reductase: MNLHIHDARRTSHTMSDRYQGFTQSPLGKLLVKNLGLPSPTPLERYTEGAPLVDGTVLVGGRGRLAESLPGLLDTLEISSTETAEDGARFKGLVFDATGLTSSADLHALREFFSPVLRSLDTCPRVVVIGTPPESVAGAERVAQRALEGFTRSLGKEIGRGGTVQLVYVADGAESAMTSTLAFLLSPKSAYVSGQVVRIGAHGTTVAPTVEDWTKPLVGKVALVTGASRGIGEQIARVLHRDGATVVGVDVPQAASELQSLMKELDGDWLTLDITGKDAPQRIAHHLKEKHGGVDVVVHNAGITRDKKLANMDDARWDSVIAVNLTAPELITRELLEQGVVNEGGSIIGVASIAGIAGNVGQTNYAASKAGVIGLVDSLADELTDGITINAVAPGFIITQMTAAVPFATREVGQRLNAMSQGGLPVDVAETVAWYANPASTAVSGNVVRVCGQMMLGA; this comes from the coding sequence ATGAACCTGCACATCCACGACGCACGGAGGACCTCGCACACCATGAGCGACCGCTACCAGGGCTTCACCCAGTCCCCGCTCGGCAAGCTGCTGGTCAAGAACCTCGGCCTGCCCTCGCCCACCCCGCTGGAGCGCTACACCGAGGGCGCGCCGCTCGTGGACGGCACGGTGCTGGTCGGCGGTCGCGGCCGCCTCGCGGAGTCGCTGCCCGGACTGCTGGACACGCTCGAGATCAGCTCGACCGAGACCGCCGAGGACGGCGCCCGGTTCAAGGGCCTGGTCTTCGACGCCACCGGCCTCACCTCCAGCGCCGACCTGCACGCGCTGCGTGAGTTCTTCTCCCCCGTCCTGCGCAGCCTCGACACCTGCCCGCGCGTCGTCGTGATCGGTACGCCGCCGGAGTCGGTCGCCGGCGCCGAGCGCGTCGCCCAGCGCGCGCTCGAGGGCTTCACCCGCAGCCTCGGCAAGGAGATCGGCCGCGGCGGCACGGTGCAGCTCGTCTACGTCGCCGACGGCGCCGAGAGCGCGATGACCAGCACCTTGGCCTTCCTGCTCTCCCCCAAGTCCGCCTACGTCTCCGGTCAGGTCGTCCGCATCGGCGCCCACGGGACGACCGTCGCCCCCACGGTGGAGGACTGGACCAAGCCCCTGGTCGGCAAGGTCGCGCTGGTCACGGGTGCCAGCCGTGGCATCGGCGAGCAGATCGCCCGGGTGCTGCACCGTGACGGCGCCACCGTGGTCGGCGTCGACGTCCCCCAGGCCGCCAGCGAGCTGCAGTCGCTCATGAAGGAGCTGGACGGCGACTGGCTGACCCTCGACATCACCGGCAAGGACGCCCCGCAGCGGATCGCGCACCACCTCAAGGAGAAGCACGGTGGGGTCGACGTCGTCGTGCACAACGCCGGGATCACCCGCGACAAGAAGCTGGCCAACATGGACGACGCCCGCTGGGACTCGGTGATCGCGGTCAACTTGACCGCCCCGGAGCTGATCACCCGCGAGCTCCTCGAGCAGGGGGTCGTGAACGAAGGTGGCTCCATCATCGGCGTCGCGAGCATCGCCGGCATCGCCGGCAACGTCGGTCAGACCAACTACGCCGCCTCCAAGGCCGGCGTCATCGGCCTCGTCGACTCCCTGGCCGACGAGCTCACCGACGGGATCACGATCAACGCCGTCGCCCCCGGCTTCATCATCACCCAGATGACCGCCGCAGTGCCGTTCGCGACCAGGGAGGTCGGCCAGCGACTCAACGCGATGTCGCAGGGCGGTCTGCCCGTCGACGTCGCCGAGACCGTCGCCTGGTACGCCAACCCGGCCTCCACCGCGGTCAGCGGCAACGTCGTCCGCGTGTGCGGCCAGATGATGCTGGGGGCCTGA
- a CDS encoding acetyl-CoA C-acetyltransferase yields MIERTRRVAVLGGNRIPFARSNTVYAGVSNQDMLTAAIDGLVARYGLEGERLGEVVAGAVLKHARDFNLTRESVLGSKLSPATPATDIQQACGTGLQAAIQVANKIALGQIEVGIAGGTDTTSDAPVAISDRLRKKLMRVNAARDTKSRLAALAAIRPGDIGLEIPQNGEPRTGLSMGEHAALTALEWQIGREEQDELAAASHQNLAAAYEAGFLDDQITPFRGVERDNNLRPDSTAEKLGKLKPVFGKGEAATMTAGNSTPLTDGASVVLLASEEWAEERGLPVLAYLTAYETAAVDYVHGGEGLLMAPAYAMARMLQREGLTLQDFDYYEIHEAFASQVLSTLKAWEDPVFCKERLGLDAPLGAIDRAKLNVHGSSLAAGHPFAATGGRIVNVLAKLLAQQGSGRGVISVCAAGGQGVTAILERP; encoded by the coding sequence ATGATCGAACGTACCCGTCGCGTCGCCGTGCTCGGCGGCAACCGGATCCCCTTCGCCCGCTCCAACACCGTCTACGCGGGGGTGTCGAACCAGGACATGCTCACCGCCGCCATCGACGGGCTGGTGGCGCGCTACGGCCTCGAGGGTGAGCGCCTGGGCGAGGTCGTGGCCGGTGCCGTGCTCAAGCACGCCCGCGACTTCAACCTGACGCGCGAGTCGGTGCTGGGCTCCAAGCTGTCTCCTGCGACCCCCGCGACCGACATCCAGCAGGCGTGCGGCACCGGCCTGCAGGCAGCGATCCAGGTCGCCAACAAGATCGCCCTTGGCCAGATCGAGGTCGGCATCGCCGGCGGCACCGACACCACCTCGGATGCGCCTGTCGCGATCAGCGACCGGCTGCGCAAGAAGCTGATGAGGGTCAACGCGGCGCGTGACACCAAGTCGCGTCTCGCCGCGCTGGCGGCGATCCGCCCGGGCGACATCGGTCTCGAGATCCCCCAGAACGGCGAGCCGCGCACCGGGTTGTCGATGGGCGAGCACGCCGCGCTGACCGCGCTGGAGTGGCAGATCGGGCGCGAGGAGCAGGACGAGCTCGCGGCGGCCTCGCACCAGAACCTCGCCGCGGCGTACGAGGCCGGCTTCCTCGACGACCAGATCACGCCGTTCCGCGGCGTGGAGCGGGACAACAACCTGCGTCCCGACTCCACCGCCGAGAAGCTCGGCAAGCTCAAGCCCGTGTTCGGCAAGGGCGAGGCGGCCACGATGACGGCGGGCAACTCCACGCCGCTGACCGACGGCGCTTCCGTCGTGCTGCTGGCCTCCGAGGAGTGGGCCGAGGAGCGCGGCCTGCCGGTGCTGGCCTACCTCACGGCCTACGAGACGGCTGCGGTCGACTACGTGCACGGCGGCGAGGGTCTGCTGATGGCGCCGGCGTACGCGATGGCGCGGATGCTGCAGCGCGAGGGGTTGACCCTGCAGGACTTCGACTACTACGAAATCCACGAGGCCTTCGCCTCGCAGGTGCTCTCGACGCTCAAGGCGTGGGAGGACCCGGTGTTCTGCAAGGAGCGCCTCGGTCTGGACGCACCCCTCGGAGCCATCGACCGCGCCAAGCTCAACGTCCACGGGTCCTCGCTGGCCGCCGGACACCCGTTCGCCGCGACCGGCGGCCGGATCGTGAACGTCCTCGCGAAGCTGCTTGCCCAGCAGGGCTCGGGCCGCGGTGTGATCTCGGTGTGCGCGGCCGGCGGGCAGGGCGTGACCGCGATCCTCGAGCGTCCCTGA
- a CDS encoding TetR/AcrR family transcriptional regulator, which translates to MSTKAPESDGRRRAGAARRRAREAEIIAATRALFDERGTGEAQIEDIARAVGINRAIVYRHFTGKEELFALTLVGYLDELREALADSAEQGDDAADSLQRLVTAFVDYGIAHPAFIDCAQALMRRPGGELLEEISEGALFRLGRGISSCLAVLSTAIQNGIDSGEFSSDTEDPTLLANMLYASGLGALQLARVGILVAEASPGVPTVGAISPEQVRNHLVATALALVRP; encoded by the coding sequence ATGAGCACCAAGGCCCCCGAGAGCGACGGTCGCCGCCGCGCAGGTGCGGCACGACGGCGTGCCCGCGAGGCGGAGATCATCGCCGCCACCCGCGCGCTCTTCGACGAGCGAGGCACCGGGGAGGCCCAGATCGAGGACATCGCGCGCGCCGTCGGCATCAACCGCGCAATCGTCTACCGGCACTTCACCGGCAAGGAAGAGCTCTTCGCGCTCACCTTGGTCGGCTACCTCGACGAGCTCCGCGAGGCGTTGGCCGACTCGGCCGAGCAGGGCGACGACGCGGCGGACTCCCTACAGCGGCTGGTGACGGCCTTCGTCGACTACGGGATCGCCCACCCCGCGTTCATCGACTGCGCCCAGGCGCTGATGCGCCGACCGGGCGGCGAGCTGCTCGAGGAGATCTCCGAGGGGGCGCTGTTCCGGCTAGGGCGTGGGATCTCGTCGTGCCTGGCCGTGCTCTCGACCGCGATCCAGAACGGGATTGACTCAGGTGAGTTCTCGAGCGACACCGAGGATCCCACCCTGCTCGCCAACATGCTCTACGCCAGCGGCCTGGGCGCGCTGCAGCTCGCCCGTGTCGGGATCCTCGTGGCCGAGGCCTCTCCCGGCGTGCCCACGGTGGGCGCGATCTCACCCGAGCAGGTGCGCAACCATCTGGTGGCCACCGCGCTCGCGCTCGTCCGGCCCTGA
- a CDS encoding HNH endonuclease signature motif containing protein, which produces MAISALPLPTPDDQVSEAAANLHTLTRHDWAGEPDVVLVSMMESLQGMRATERALEAQLLAEIDARGIAKERLGWGSTADWYSHLAGVRRGQGKQTVDHATELVNNRPATLEALVSGTVSPEQADVLLNAVDRLPGDDRLRDTVERELLDEATRSTATELARHGRDVIEAVDPDRTARTAEAQLAREDRVAHQRRFLTVTDDGAGGITVKGRGSVEDGTILRAALLPLTAPVPQVDPETCQELPDRRDFGVRMWDALVGIAQHALDTDLPPESHGARPRVTVTMSLEALRGELCERGRTDDGLDVSPEVARRMACDADVVPMVLGTDGEVLDVGRTRRLVTAPLWRALVERDRHCAFPGCTRPPVMGHAHHIVSWADGGTTCLSNLVLLCGHHHRTIHQTPWEVRIADDGRPELRPPTRLGIERGWVRHRPRRE; this is translated from the coding sequence ATGGCGATCTCGGCGCTCCCCCTGCCCACCCCCGACGACCAGGTCTCGGAGGCGGCTGCCAACCTCCACACGCTGACCCGCCACGACTGGGCCGGTGAGCCCGACGTCGTTCTCGTGTCGATGATGGAGAGCCTTCAGGGGATGCGCGCCACGGAGCGCGCCCTCGAGGCACAGCTCCTGGCCGAGATCGACGCGCGTGGCATCGCCAAGGAGAGGCTGGGCTGGGGGTCGACCGCCGATTGGTACTCCCACCTGGCCGGCGTACGCCGGGGCCAAGGGAAGCAGACCGTCGACCACGCCACCGAGCTGGTCAACAACCGGCCCGCCACCCTGGAGGCGCTGGTGTCCGGCACGGTGAGCCCGGAGCAGGCCGACGTCCTCCTCAACGCGGTCGACCGGCTGCCCGGCGACGACAGGCTGCGCGACACCGTCGAACGCGAGCTGCTGGACGAGGCGACCCGGAGCACGGCCACCGAGCTCGCCCGGCACGGACGCGACGTCATCGAGGCCGTCGACCCCGACCGGACGGCGCGGACTGCGGAGGCGCAGCTGGCACGCGAGGACCGGGTCGCGCATCAGCGTCGGTTCCTCACCGTCACCGACGACGGCGCCGGCGGCATCACCGTCAAGGGCCGCGGGTCGGTCGAGGACGGCACCATCCTGCGCGCGGCCCTGCTGCCGCTCACGGCGCCCGTGCCCCAGGTCGATCCCGAGACCTGCCAGGAGCTCCCCGACCGCCGGGACTTCGGCGTCCGCATGTGGGACGCGCTCGTCGGGATCGCGCAGCACGCGCTCGACACCGACCTTCCGCCGGAGTCGCACGGCGCCCGACCGCGGGTCACGGTGACGATGAGCCTCGAGGCGCTGCGCGGGGAGCTGTGCGAGCGCGGTCGCACCGACGACGGCCTCGACGTCTCCCCCGAGGTCGCCCGGAGGATGGCCTGCGACGCCGATGTCGTCCCGATGGTGCTGGGCACCGACGGCGAGGTGCTCGACGTCGGGCGCACTCGCCGGCTGGTGACCGCCCCACTGTGGCGGGCACTCGTCGAGCGTGACCGGCACTGTGCGTTCCCGGGGTGCACCCGGCCGCCGGTCATGGGCCATGCCCACCACATCGTGTCGTGGGCCGACGGCGGCACCACCTGCCTGTCCAACCTGGTGCTGCTGTGCGGCCACCACCACCGCACGATCCACCAGACGCCTTGGGAGGTGCGGATCGCCGATGACGGACGCCCGGAGCTCCGACCACCGACGCGACTCGGCATCGAGCGCGGCTGGGTGCGCCACCGACCCCGGCGCGAGTGA
- a CDS encoding ATP-dependent DNA ligase — protein sequence MLLHDVVTTSGAVAATRSRKTKVAAIAELLARTEVDELEIVTAYLGGTLLQRRTGLGWRGLTSLPHPADSPSLDAREVDAAFAALAALSGAGSQAARSAAVADLFGRATAGEQAWLRGVVTGEVRQGALDALVQEAVAAAAGVPLSAVRRAAMLSGSTVAVARLAFTGGEEALAGVGLDVLRPVLPMLASSAPTVAAAMTKAGGGGPVSIDTKLDGIRIQVHRAGDAVRIATRSLEDITARLPEVVSVALALPAESFVLDGEALAMDEEGRPRPFQETASRTAQASGVHVTPYFFDLLHLDGADLLEAPLTERVAALERLVPASHLAERIVTADPEEASAFVARVLEAGHEGVVVKDPAAPYDAGRRGASWVKVKPVHTLDLVVLAVEWGSGRRRGWLSNIHLGARDDTAEGGFVMLGKTFKGMTDEILAWQTERFLGLETHREGHVVFVRPEQVVEIALDGVQRSPRYPAGMALRFARVVRYREDKTAEEADTVETVRELFGR from the coding sequence GTGCTGCTCCATGACGTGGTGACGACCTCGGGCGCCGTCGCGGCGACCCGCTCGCGCAAGACCAAGGTCGCCGCCATCGCCGAGCTGCTGGCACGCACGGAGGTCGACGAGCTGGAGATCGTGACCGCCTACCTGGGCGGGACGCTGCTGCAGCGCCGCACCGGCCTGGGCTGGCGCGGCCTGACCTCGCTGCCGCACCCCGCCGACTCCCCCTCGCTGGACGCGCGCGAGGTGGACGCGGCGTTCGCCGCCCTGGCCGCGCTGTCTGGCGCCGGCTCACAGGCGGCGCGCTCCGCGGCCGTGGCCGACCTGTTCGGGCGGGCGACGGCCGGGGAGCAGGCCTGGCTGCGGGGGGTCGTGACCGGGGAGGTCCGCCAGGGGGCGCTGGACGCGCTGGTGCAGGAGGCGGTCGCGGCCGCCGCGGGCGTGCCGCTGAGCGCCGTGCGGCGGGCCGCGATGCTGTCCGGCTCGACAGTGGCAGTGGCGCGACTCGCCTTCACCGGCGGCGAGGAGGCGCTGGCCGGGGTGGGCCTCGATGTGCTGCGACCGGTGCTGCCGATGCTCGCGTCGTCGGCGCCGACGGTGGCTGCGGCGATGACGAAGGCCGGCGGCGGCGGCCCCGTGTCGATCGACACCAAGCTCGACGGGATCCGGATCCAGGTGCACCGCGCCGGCGACGCGGTGCGCATCGCGACGCGCAGCCTCGAGGACATCACCGCGCGCCTGCCGGAGGTGGTGTCGGTGGCGCTCGCGCTTCCAGCGGAGTCGTTCGTGCTGGACGGTGAGGCGCTGGCGATGGACGAGGAGGGGCGGCCCCGCCCGTTCCAGGAGACGGCGTCGCGCACGGCTCAGGCGAGCGGGGTGCACGTGACGCCGTACTTCTTCGACCTGCTGCACCTCGACGGCGCCGACCTGCTGGAGGCGCCCCTGACCGAGCGGGTGGCCGCGCTGGAGCGCCTGGTCCCCGCGAGTCACCTCGCCGAGCGGATCGTGACCGCCGATCCCGAGGAGGCGTCCGCCTTCGTGGCCCGAGTCCTCGAGGCTGGCCACGAGGGCGTCGTGGTCAAGGACCCCGCGGCGCCGTACGACGCGGGTCGGCGCGGGGCATCGTGGGTCAAGGTCAAGCCGGTGCACACGCTCGACCTCGTGGTGCTGGCCGTCGAGTGGGGCTCGGGACGTCGCCGGGGATGGCTGTCCAACATCCACCTCGGCGCGCGCGACGACACCGCCGAGGGCGGGTTCGTGATGCTGGGCAAGACGTTCAAGGGCATGACCGACGAGATCCTCGCCTGGCAGACCGAGCGGTTCCTCGGGCTCGAGACGCACCGCGAGGGCCACGTGGTCTTCGTCCGGCCGGAGCAGGTGGTCGAGATCGCGCTCGACGGGGTCCAGCGGTCGCCGCGCTACCCGGCGGGCATGGCGCTGAGGTTCGCCCGGGTGGTCCGGTACCGCGAGGACAAGACGGCCGAGGAAGCCGACACCGTCGAGACCGTGCGCGAGCTGTTCGGGCGCTGA
- a CDS encoding TetR/AcrR family transcriptional regulator, with product MSSQVSSPPRAGLNARQAQTVERLLAAADQELREVGSDALTVRSVALRAGVSSATAYTYLASRNRLFAELFLRHLHSDHPPAPRGADPVARVQAVTRHLARSLAASPELAAGVTAALLGSDPDVDRLRLRIGAEYVERFREALGEGADPAVVETLALAFSGALLQAGMGLMTYTEMGERLDVVVATILRGHT from the coding sequence GTGTCCAGTCAGGTGTCGAGCCCGCCGCGAGCCGGTCTGAACGCGCGACAGGCCCAGACGGTCGAGCGGTTATTGGCCGCCGCCGACCAGGAGCTGCGTGAGGTCGGGTCCGACGCGCTCACCGTCCGCTCGGTCGCGCTGCGCGCCGGCGTCTCGTCGGCCACGGCCTACACCTACCTCGCCTCGCGCAACCGGCTCTTCGCCGAGCTCTTCCTGCGGCACCTGCACAGCGACCATCCGCCCGCGCCGCGCGGAGCCGACCCGGTCGCCCGCGTCCAGGCGGTCACCCGCCACCTCGCGCGCTCGCTGGCCGCCTCGCCCGAGCTCGCCGCCGGCGTCACCGCGGCCCTGCTCGGCAGCGACCCCGACGTCGACCGGCTGCGCCTGCGCATCGGCGCCGAGTACGTCGAGCGGTTCCGCGAGGCGCTCGGCGAGGGCGCCGACCCCGCCGTCGTCGAGACCCTCGCGCTCGCCTTCTCCGGCGCGCTCCTGCAGGCGGGCATGGGACTGATGACCTACACCGAGATGGGCGAGCGGCTCGACGTCGTCGTCGCCACCATCCTGCGGGGCCACACGTGA